In one window of Qipengyuania profundimaris DNA:
- a CDS encoding SPOR domain-containing protein — protein sequence MAATPYDSDDNWDDSEELDLAEDESLPWLEATDDDEPRGGFDTGRIVLVGVLALLALAVVVGGIWYFGRATSDEPPADGSLIAAPEEPYKTKPEIEGGKVFPGTGDSSFAVGEGETREGRLADSPQQAQAEREGERVAGPSIASTLNDDGAAESPATRPAPAPVPAASGTAVQVGAFPNRADAEAAWTNLTRQTEALNGVRHRVVEAQVDIGRVYRLQALPGDRAAANRLCNALKADGLACFVK from the coding sequence ATGGCGGCAACGCCCTATGACAGCGACGACAATTGGGACGACAGCGAAGAGCTGGACCTGGCCGAGGACGAGAGCCTGCCGTGGCTCGAAGCAACCGATGACGATGAGCCGCGCGGCGGTTTCGACACCGGACGCATCGTCCTGGTCGGCGTGCTGGCGCTGCTGGCGCTTGCGGTGGTCGTGGGCGGTATCTGGTATTTCGGACGCGCGACCTCGGACGAGCCGCCCGCCGACGGCAGCCTGATCGCTGCACCGGAAGAACCGTACAAGACGAAGCCGGAAATCGAGGGTGGCAAGGTCTTCCCCGGCACCGGCGATTCCAGTTTCGCTGTTGGTGAAGGCGAAACCCGCGAGGGCCGCCTCGCCGATTCGCCGCAACAGGCGCAGGCCGAGCGGGAGGGCGAAAGGGTCGCCGGTCCTTCGATCGCTTCGACCCTCAACGATGACGGCGCGGCGGAAAGCCCCGCGACGCGTCCGGCCCCGGCTCCCGTGCCGGCGGCCAGCGGCACTGCCGTGCAGGTCGGCGCTTTCCCGAACCGCGCGGATGCGGAAGCGGCCTGGACCAATCTGACGCGCCAGACCGAAGCGCTGAACGGTGTGCGCCACCGCGTGGTGGAGGCTCAGGTCGATATCGGGCGGGTCTATCGCCTGCAGGCTCTGCCGGGCGATCGCGCTGCGGCCAACCGTCTGTGCAATGCACTAAAGGCGGACGGACTGGCCTGTTTCGTGAAATAG
- the nagZ gene encoding beta-N-acetylhexosaminidase: MTPAIFGIAGLELTEDERAFFKEADPAGYILFGRNCADREQLRRLTDNLRSIHGRDRLIVSIDQEGGRVVRMKPPEWPRYPAGEEFAKLYEIAPASAIEAMRCNAEAMALELALAGISVDYHAPLDVRRPETDDVIGDRALGSEPMQVAALGRAVLDGMARAGVVGCLKHMPGHGRATCDTHKELPTVEVSAAELEADIEPFRTLSDHPLGMSAHIVFTAWDADRPATLSSKVIDDVIRRQIGFGGLLLTDDIDMEALDGTIPERSEQALAAGCDIVLNCWAKRDDMEGIVERCGKMSNQANERLDRVHAAMGDPMDAIETAELLAKRDALLAVAEGAAA, encoded by the coding sequence ATGACGCCAGCAATTTTCGGCATAGCCGGTCTCGAGCTTACGGAAGACGAGCGCGCCTTTTTCAAGGAGGCCGATCCGGCAGGCTATATCCTGTTCGGTCGCAACTGCGCTGATCGAGAGCAGCTTCGCCGGCTGACGGACAATCTGCGTAGCATCCACGGGCGCGACCGGCTGATCGTTTCGATTGATCAGGAAGGTGGGCGCGTCGTGCGAATGAAGCCGCCCGAATGGCCGCGCTATCCGGCGGGCGAGGAGTTCGCCAAACTCTACGAGATCGCCCCTGCGTCTGCCATCGAGGCGATGCGCTGCAATGCCGAGGCCATGGCTCTGGAATTGGCGCTTGCGGGGATCAGCGTCGATTACCATGCCCCCTTGGACGTGCGGCGGCCGGAGACCGATGACGTGATCGGGGACCGTGCGCTGGGCAGCGAGCCGATGCAGGTCGCTGCGCTCGGCCGAGCCGTGCTCGACGGGATGGCGCGGGCGGGGGTGGTCGGCTGCCTCAAGCACATGCCAGGCCACGGCCGCGCGACCTGCGATACGCACAAGGAACTGCCGACAGTGGAAGTGAGCGCAGCGGAGCTTGAGGCCGATATCGAGCCTTTCCGCACGCTATCCGATCATCCGCTCGGTATGAGCGCGCATATCGTCTTTACCGCGTGGGATGCGGATCGCCCGGCGACGCTGTCGAGCAAGGTGATCGACGACGTCATCCGCCGGCAGATCGGCTTCGGCGGCCTGCTGCTGACCGACGACATCGACATGGAGGCGCTCGACGGGACAATCCCCGAACGCTCCGAGCAAGCGCTGGCTGCGGGATGCGATATCGTTCTCAATTGCTGGGCCAAGCGCGACGATATGGAAGGCATTGTCGAACGCTGCGGCAAGATGTCGAACCAGGCGAACGAGCGGCTGGATCGCGTGCACGCTGCCATGGGCGATCCAATGGACGCTATCGAGACGGCGGAATTGCTGGCCAAGCGCGATGCCTTGCTGGCGGTTGCCGAAGGGGCTGCGGCTTGA
- a CDS encoding segregation and condensation protein A produces MTSDGLLFAEADAEDDWDGIASEAKVDENALYLELDGWEGPLDLLLDLARRQKVDLRSISILSLVDQYLDYIEQAGALKLELAADYLVMAAWLAYLKSTMLLPKDEQEDPSPEELALKLQLRLQRLGAMRDAAARLMGGNRIGRDVFLRGAPEGLEIARKTLWQSDQFALIEAYGRVKARTAPAIHMVRERPVMTLESALDRVSHMLGVSLDWMELRSFLPPHAEPRLRKSALASSFVAALELARLGKAELQQEETFGPLHLRRAAAHG; encoded by the coding sequence TTGACCAGTGACGGCCTCCTCTTCGCCGAAGCGGATGCCGAAGACGACTGGGACGGCATCGCCTCCGAGGCGAAGGTGGACGAGAATGCGCTGTATCTGGAGCTCGACGGCTGGGAAGGGCCGCTCGATCTGCTGCTCGACCTGGCGCGGCGGCAGAAGGTCGACTTGCGCTCCATCTCGATCCTTTCGCTGGTCGACCAGTATCTCGACTATATCGAGCAGGCCGGTGCGCTGAAGCTGGAGCTGGCGGCGGACTATCTCGTGATGGCCGCCTGGCTCGCCTATCTCAAATCCACGATGCTGCTGCCCAAGGACGAGCAGGAGGATCCGAGCCCGGAAGAGCTTGCGCTGAAGCTCCAGCTGCGCCTGCAACGGCTCGGCGCAATGCGCGATGCGGCGGCGCGGCTCATGGGCGGCAACCGCATCGGGCGCGATGTTTTCCTGCGCGGCGCGCCGGAGGGACTGGAGATCGCGCGCAAGACGCTGTGGCAAAGCGACCAGTTCGCGCTGATCGAGGCATACGGACGGGTCAAGGCGCGGACCGCGCCGGCGATCCACATGGTGCGCGAGCGACCGGTGATGACGCTCGAAAGCGCGCTCGACCGCGTGTCGCATATGCTCGGCGTATCGCTCGACTGGATGGAATTGCGCAGCTTCCTGCCGCCGCATGCCGAACCGCGGCTGCGCAAGTCGGCGCTGGCTTCCAGCTTTGTCGCGGCGCTGGAGCTAGCCCGCCTGGGCAAGGCGGAACTGCAGCAGGAGGAGACTTTCGGGCCGCTGCACCTCAGGCGAGCTGCGGCACATGGATGA
- the scpB gene encoding SMC-Scp complex subunit ScpB: protein MDDLSRALEAALFAAEEPMTAEALAGFLGDAASGDVREALRGLAEHYEERGIRLVERAKRWHFETAPDLAHLLRREKEQLRRLSRAATEVLAIIAYHEPVSRAEIESIRGVQTSGGTLDVLMEAGWVKIAGRREVPGRPTIYATTPEFLEHFGLNSRRDLPGIAELRATGLLDPVDDAYEDLMGEAVTDGEAEDAPDDSSLA from the coding sequence ATGGATGACCTCTCCCGCGCGCTGGAGGCTGCGCTTTTCGCGGCCGAAGAGCCGATGACCGCGGAGGCGCTTGCAGGCTTCCTTGGCGATGCTGCCTCCGGCGATGTGCGGGAAGCGCTACGTGGACTTGCTGAGCATTACGAGGAGCGCGGCATCCGGTTGGTCGAGCGGGCGAAGCGCTGGCATTTCGAAACCGCGCCGGACCTTGCGCATCTGCTTCGGCGCGAGAAAGAGCAGCTACGCCGCCTCAGCCGCGCGGCGACCGAGGTGCTCGCGATCATTGCCTATCACGAGCCGGTCAGCCGAGCCGAGATCGAATCGATCCGCGGAGTGCAGACCAGCGGGGGCACGCTCGACGTGCTGATGGAGGCGGGTTGGGTGAAGATCGCGGGACGGCGCGAAGTGCCCGGTCGCCCGACGATCTACGCCACCACGCCCGAATTTCTCGAGCATTTCGGGCTCAACAGCCGCCGTGACTTGCCCGGGATCGCCGAATTGCGCGCCACCGGCCTGCTCGATCCGGTCGACGATGCTTACGAGGACCTGATGGGCGAGGCCGTGACCGACGGCGAGGCCGAAGACGCGCCGGACGATAGCTCACTGGCATAG
- the tatA gene encoding twin-arginine translocase TatA/TatE family subunit: MSLGPWQLIIIAIVILVLFGRGRISEMMGDFGKGIKSFKQGMNEDDEKPAPRIQHEAKPADDGLKDSQVKSTTDTK, from the coding sequence ATGTCGCTCGGTCCCTGGCAGCTCATTATCATCGCCATCGTCATCCTCGTCCTGTTCGGGCGCGGGCGCATTTCCGAAATGATGGGCGATTTCGGTAAGGGCATCAAAAGCTTCAAGCAGGGTATGAACGAGGATGACGAAAAGCCTGCCCCGCGGATCCAGCACGAGGCGAAGCCCGCCGACGACGGCCTGAAAGACAGCCAGGTCAAATCGACCACCGACACCAAGTGA
- the tatB gene encoding Sec-independent protein translocase protein TatB: protein MFDIGAAELLVIVVVAIIVIGPKDMPKAMRTAGRWIGKLRKVSGHFRAGLDEMVRQAEIEDMEKEWADRNKRIMAEYPTGDDPAGGAPDNLVPPQMEPLAAADEVPDPDAAAEAAIRRAAPVKAPEHAPPETDEPSLPLDPPPPPAKDA, encoded by the coding sequence ATGTTCGATATCGGCGCTGCCGAACTGCTGGTGATCGTCGTAGTGGCGATCATCGTGATCGGTCCCAAGGACATGCCCAAGGCCATGCGCACGGCGGGTCGCTGGATCGGCAAGCTGCGCAAGGTCTCGGGCCATTTCCGCGCCGGGCTGGACGAGATGGTCCGGCAGGCCGAGATCGAGGACATGGAGAAGGAATGGGCCGATCGCAACAAGCGGATCATGGCCGAATATCCGACCGGAGACGATCCCGCCGGCGGCGCGCCCGATAATCTCGTCCCGCCGCAGATGGAGCCGCTGGCCGCGGCGGACGAAGTGCCCGATCCCGACGCCGCTGCAGAAGCCGCCATTCGCCGCGCGGCGCCGGTGAAAGCGCCCGAGCACGCTCCGCCGGAGACCGACGAGCCTTCGTTGCCCCTCGATCCACCTCCGCCGCCCGCGAAGGACGCGTGA